From the Pocillopora verrucosa isolate sample1 chromosome 11, ASM3666991v2, whole genome shotgun sequence genome, the window AGCTGGTCATTACGTAGGTTcataataaacccgtgaagtgatcaACTAATGACTTTGAATGtataaaaatcatatatatggttaagaaatgaatatgaaagccatATTCGTAGTTATGGAAACAGAAATAAAAGCTGTTTTTGGTCATtagcaaaaacaggaaaaatccaATCCGTCAATGTCCCGTGGTTTATACAAAGTAAACTTGTCTTTCGTGTCTGCACAGTCACCTCCTGAATAAGTTATTTGCACTTCCGCTTTTCCAATTTCCAAATCCCAGGAACTGCGGGGCATTGTGTGCAATATAGTAACCATTAAACATTGCATCAGGACTCAACAGATCCACATCACGCTTGGTTTTCAAAGGGGACGGCGATCGAGACTTTTTGCCACCTTTCTTTCCACCTTTTCTCGAAGGGCTGCTACTGGCTCCTCTGCTTCGACTTCTACTCTTGCCCGATTTCCTTACCTTACCAGATTTATGACCGGCCGGCTGTGGAAATACGACACGATTTGAAAAGGAAAcgcaaaagtaaacaaaccGTAGGGAAGCCATTGAAAATGTGGTAAAACCATTCAAGCGTTGAGCAGTTGTTACAAATTTTGATCAACCCTCACCATTTGGAAGATAAAGTACGTCGATTTCCTTAGTTGAAATACCCTCTTTgcaaataattgtaaaaaaactttcaaacagtTAACACAGTCGTatcaatttcctttcttctatGCATTGTGTACTAATCGACTGCTCGTTTCGATGGAATGTCAGTACGTAAGCAACCCCGCCAACTTAGTTGCCATACCAACTTCGCATAAATTAACCTCTTAAACCATGCATTAGTAGTCATAATCTCTTCACATTTCCTATGATATtaagaaggagaatttgtttggcaatcaggagcttcttgaattggtgatcattttcttttttctcatgaccttatgcATGATTCAAGGTAATACTGTAGAAATTGGAAGCCAGTTACCCATACTCAGCTGAGAGTTCAACAAATATAGGCGCGCAACAGCCTATGCGCTTGcagatttgaaaataatttcgaaTTTGTGATCcgttttaatttctcttttaagcGCCttttttgatttcaaatttaactgattttacgattttgttacattttacaCGCATTTAGATTGAAGAGGAGAAGATGAATCCCCAACGTGAATCCCTAGGcctggaaagaaagaaacttcacTCGATCGGAAAGCAGTTAATCTTTTACTTTACTTgtcaaaaatgcttttgttaCATAACATAAAGCTGACATTGCATGTATTTGCCCTTGAAACGCGGTTTTAACTTTTAAGGTACACCCCTCGTTTAAAAGCACTCTgtcaaattacaattttccgGAGCACATGACTCACAGGAAACTACATTTGATCAAGAGCACAACTAGGGGGTTAAATGCATTACACTTGTATTTATAGTTTTTAAccaataaaattgttttccttgGAGACCAGTCGTTATTCATCGCCCTGGGAGAGGGGAGGTTTCGGATTATTTCTACGAACAATAGACCCTATTAGAAATCGTAACCTGCGTAGCCAGGCTCCTAAAGGAGGGAAGAGGGGAGGCCGGAGGGGACAGTGGATGAATGGAAAAAAGGGATTACTCAATTTTTTACAATCGTCCCTTCATACTCTGTTACCGAGGAATTATCCCCCCCCCTTCATTTCCCATTGAAACTATGTGATCCCGACAACAATCAAATCCcttagcccccccccccctcccctcctcccctccccttctccCCGGCGGTAAATAAGGACTGGTCCCAAAAGCAGTACAGAGATAAACTTAATATCAAAGTAAGCACTGTTCTAGTTTATGATTCCATCACTTAAAAAgccatgaaaagttttgttacGACTATTTGCTGCTCAGTGAAACTCAGGCGAAAAAATTGCATATACATCGACGCAAGCGGTGCCTCCATTGTCTGCCTCGCCAGCCTTCATTAGATCCTCGCCATACCACACTCGTAACTCTTGGTGGTAGTCGACGTGGGAGGGGCTCAAAAACGACAGCACTAACTCTGTGGAAAGTGAGTCATATCCAGGAATCCTGGACCATTTAGCACCATCATTTACGATCAACTCGCTTGGTGGCAAAAGAACTTGATTTTCTGAGTTTGTTATGACAACATTAATCTTGTGAAGTCCCCCGTGGTACGAGCCACAGCCCCAGTAAGACCAATAAGAGACATGTCGTGTGTCACAGGAAACGTATCCGTAGAGAGGAACCAACCTCACAGCAGCCAGGtttttataattacttttaATATAGAATCTGCCAAACTGATCGTCCTTTGCGCCAAAGCACACTGGTGAGGTATTCTGCTTTTCCCATCGATCTGTAGAGTAAACAAAAACTaaactaattaacaaatagagaagtcttgactgtgctctgttctgttgtagaCCACGCACGAAtcggctagagcacgaaagaagtgtagggaagAAGACGAGACGTAGTCAAGAGCCCAGCGATAATCGAGTGTTTCTacccacttcttgagtgctctggCCGCTTCctgagtgctttacaacagagcagagcacagtcaaggtttCTCTACTTGTTTTATATAGAAAATCCGTCAAAATCCCagttagaatggttcaaataatctgattttCTGAACAAGACTACAGCTGTCAAAGACGTCAAACCActaaagttcaaaaaccatcaaatttcacatctgcaatagtttacaaactgaaataattcggcaggtcgaagttaacacttttgcctgaagttttgtAGTCTCTAAAaaagaatctgaaagtgaaatgttcagtcaAATCcagccgaattgtggctcataaaaacacgcaagtgTTTTCACATGGCAactagaaaacaaactgttaaaGGCGAGTGTGTTATGAATCAACGACAGCTgaaattcaccggaacatgaagattgctcgagaTGACAAAGCCGttaaactcggctgcagtgactgatgtggccttccaatcaacgcatcggaaaggatgtCAGAGCGAGCTCTTAGCTGCGATTGAATCAAGCTTATTATATATGAAGATGATTAATTTCGTACCTGAAACACAGCATTCAAGAACACACATAGCCACGAAGGCAAAGGCAAAAACTACGGAGATCTTCATTGATTTCTCTGTTTGACTGTCTTGGAtactaaaaggaaaacaagaagaTTTGATATGAGTGGCTGTAGTAGACAAATACCAATGACGCAAGTATATTATCAACGAGAAAAggtaaacgaaaaaaaaacaaaaagaatatgCTTAGATTTGATTCGGCTCAAAGGTTTGTCGTTGTCGTCTTTATAAGGCATTTACACTTCCTCACTTTTATTATTGTTCTATGGTGTGGTATTTCTCTAGTAAACAAGATTTTGATAAATTGGATCTTTAAAACAAACGTATTCTTCGATTTATTTTCAAGGATTTTAACTCTGAATACAATGATTTACTAAAAAGGGCAGGAACTGTAAACCTTAGGGACAAGcgtttacaaaacatgattcttactatttttaaatgtctatatttttctgattatccaagatatttaaaagatatgtttCGCTTGCGCTCTAGCACCTATTTTTTAAGAGGACATAATATGCTCTGTTTGCCTAAACCGCTGACCACTTCTTATGGTGTCAATTCCTTTAGTTACTTGGCAGCAACATCTTGGAATTCTCTTCCTGACTATCACCGCACTATTTCTGATTTGACTTCCTTTCGACGACTGTTATCTACTGGGTACAATAATTGACTTAAAAGGGCAGGAATTGCATACCTTTCTACATCAAGATAATCCGCTAGTTAGCTGTCTAGGTAGTTAGTTATCCTATTTGTTATAGAATTaatctttttattataattatttattaatgtagCTTGCTCGAAGATATTAGCACCCGAGTGCTACACTGTAAATTCGAgggtaaataaagtttattgattgattaatttttgtACTTGCGCAATCTCCTCTGAATACGAGATTCTAGTAGTGGTAGCGTGGTGTATGATAAAGGTGGGTGTGATATCATCCACTCACCCCTCCCCAAGTTGTGCGTCCAAATGCcgtgaatgttttttttttctctaagactGAGCAGACGAACAAGTGAACTGAAAATCCAACGACTATCGTGCAAAAGAGTCCAGTTAGAGAATCTTAATGATAAATCAGGGTGGTATAGGCTTTGAATGAAAATCCACGAACCAAAAGGCGTGCCATGAATGTTAGCGCCATTCTAACTGTTGTGCTTGTTAAGAGCAGTTATTTTCGCccagaaaaaaacaatctcTTTGTCAAATTACCTCATTCCAAAGAAATCTGCTTCAGCTCTTCCTATCTTATTAGAAAAAAAGGGAGAATGCACCGCACAGAATAAAGAGCAAACTTACCTTGCACAACCGATTCGTCACGAGACTGTCTCTCGAACTCTCCGAAGTAGCTCAAACAAACCTGAGCAACTTATGGTCAAGAAAGAAACTTAACAGCCTTTTTATATGATTTGATTTGCATCAACAAGAGTTTATTAATGGTGGTTCCATCGTGAAAGACCGCTTAAGgcgaaataaacaaaagctttaTGAAGTGTTTTTTCCTGACTATCGTGTATAATATAATGATTTTCATATCACGTACTGTCATCCTCCATTGCacagtttttttggttttttttttttttttttttgcacagttACCAGAAAGTATCAGTTTCCCTGAGTATCCTATCAACATAGCTTTCCAGAATTAAACTCAAAATGTTGTTCATGTCTAAGGGGttttttgcagtaaaaatttaaatcagcTAACATGGCTAAGGAGCTCTCTTTTGAATGGACGAtgcaaacaaattcttctttctttctttctttctttctgacATTACTAAACGGTCATTAAAAATGAATAGGCAAGCTTGTTGAAGCAAAAATAACTAACGAGTTAACGAAGcgtcaaatgaaaatgaatccATTTGTCTGTATCATAACCGAGTAATAAAGAGGTGTAAAAAGTAATTTAGAGGCTCTGCTTGGCAGGACTAACGTACTAATACAGCTGTCTACGTCGATTAACCAATAACATTAAGAAGTCGGATAGTTTTCAAAAAGTAACAGCATTATTATTGTCGATATTTCATTTCATATACGCTTAAGTGATTTTTGTGATAAAAACGCGCCTTTGTTCAGTGTTGCAAGAGCTGAGTTTATAAAGAGTACAATAAAGTAGACAATAATTGCgtcatgaaaaaataaaatcatttgcgGGGGCTACAAACAAACAGATCGCTGCAGGAAGTACTTGAATAAAGCAATGTACTTCAAACCAAATGTTTTTAgtggttttaaattttttaattatgcaGCTAAAGAAATGCAGTTTTACGCGTCTGATTTGCAGGATAAAAGCCAAGTACCAAAATGACTCCAAACTCACTATCCTCTGCATAGGAAATTGTTAGGTTTTCAAGTTAATACTATACTTGGCAACACACTTAGTGTAGGATAACTTGTAAGGATATTGCACGACTGTCAGGAATTACCACATCGAGTTGAATTACCAAAGAGCAAAACAGCTAtatactgagaaaaaaataacttaataataGGTAAGAAAAAAGTGTCTCCGTAGGATAGATAGGTGATTAGAACTTTCTTCGTACCGACGATTTACAAGCATCACTTTTTTCGCGTAAGCAATTACAGAGAGCATTCCCACTTTAACCACTGAAGTGAAAAATTGTAGCTTTGGCTTTACGTAACAAACGAGCCCGTGGTTTTGCGTCATAAATAGTTTAAAATTAACCCATATAAGAAACGGCTAGAATCTATGAAAGAAACCCGCAATTTCCTGAATAACATTTTAGTGAATAACATAACAAACACGCCCATGGTTTTGCGTCAAAAATCGTTTAAAATCAACCCATATAAGAAACGGCTAGAATCTATGAAAGAAACCCGCAATTTCCTGAATAACATTTTAGCGAATAACATAACAAACACACCCATGGTTTTGCGTCAAAAATCGTTTAAAATCAACCCATATATGAAACGGCTAGAATCTATGAAAGAAACCCGCAATTTCctgtataacattttcaagCTCAATGATTTGAGTGCGCAgataaaacactgaaaaaagcAACATACTTTGCAAGTTATGCAAAAAGTATTTTGATATTGTGCTACGCTAGGCGTAAGGCCTATAATAGCGAAATACGGATGGCAGACCTGAAATATTTTAGGCAAAAGATGAACAGTTTTAAATAATCTTTACACTTGGCCTTTGATTCTGCACATCTTTGTCTACCGTTGTTGTGCCCTGTTTTAAACTCCTTTCCTTGCAACACTGACAAAGGTGCGTTTTTATCCCCAAAAAAACTTAAGCCtatatgaaacaaatatcaTTGTTCTGTGACGGTTTGTTAGCTCTGGAAGCTCTGTGACCAAAAAGCTTCATTTGGTGACAAAGCTCTACAGAAATGAAACTCAAAATGATGTTCCTgtacaaggattttttttttcggaaatattTTAACTCAGGCAACATAGCTAAGGAACTAACTTATGAGCATGTCTTTTGAATTGACGATGCTGACAAGCACTTCTTTCTTTCTGACATTACTTAGAGGTCATTCCGAAATGAATAGGCAAGCCTATTGAAGCAAAAATAGTCCAACAAAGGACTTCAACTTTCGGAGCTAACAAACTGTCACATGAAAAATGAATCACTTTGTCGGTGTCGTGAAGAAATACTTAATTATAACTCAGAGCCGGACACTATTTGGCATGATCAGCATAGCTATTAACAGTTGTCATCAGAAAATGTAACACTTTGAAAAGTAACATAGCATCTTTATTTTCAGACAATATACGACTTGGTGCAGAGAAATGATATTCATTTCAGATACgtttaagtgattttttttaaaagagcCTTTGTTCAGTGTTGCAAGAAGAGAGTTTGTAAAGAGTAAAATAGCAATAGACAATAACTgagttctttaaaaaaactattatttgCGAGGCTATCAATAAACAGAACACTTCAGGAAGTCATTCATAAATCACTCTATTTCAGACCAAATGGTTTTAGTCGTTTTAAACCTTTTTATGCAGTTGAAATAACGTAGCTTTACGTCTCTGACTTGCAGGATAAAAAGCTAAGtgtaaaaatgatttcaaacttgccattttttgccaaaaatattttaggtCTGCAAATGAATGCCATCCGTAATTGGCTACTACTGACATTACGCCTAGTGTAGCATAACTTGAACACTTGTTGCATGACTTGTAAAgtcagctgttttttttttctgtcagtctTTTATTTGAGTGGGCAAATCAGTaaacttgtaaattttattcAGGAAATTGTGAGTTTCTTTTAAGATTTAGCTGTTTGTAAAGATTTATGGCTGAAAACCATAAGTGCGTTGCTTTCTAACGCCAAACCACAATCATATTGCTACACTTTATTGCTCAAAGTAGAAAGACTTTCAGTATTTCTTTATGGGAAAAAAGTATGCTTTCAAATTGTCAAGGCGAAGAAAGTTCTGTTTGATTATGTTTTCTGCTAAGATACTTCTGCACGCCAATATTTGAGCCTTGTGGAGACAGGGACGAGCCAATATCGACTTAAGTATCATTTACTCACTCTCGTGTTAATTTTTATAAGCTTAACCAGGTGTAACGTGAATTGATCAACTTCTTTTTACaacttttgtggttttttttttaatgaa encodes:
- the LOC131794551 gene encoding uncharacterized protein codes for the protein MNNILSLILESYVDRILRETDTFCIQDSQTEKSMKISVVFAFAFVAMCVLECCVSDRWEKQNTSPVCFGAKDDQFGRFYIKSNYKNLAAVRLVPLYGYVSCDTRHVSYWSYWGCGSYHGGLHKINVVITNSENQVLLPPSELIVNDGAKWSRIPGYDSLSTELVLSFLSPSHVDYHQELRVWYGEDLMKAGEADNGGTACVDVYAIFSPEFH